One Streptomyces sp. B21-105 genomic region harbors:
- a CDS encoding potassium channel family protein — protein sequence MHIVIMGCGRVGSALAQTLEHQGHTVAVIDQDPTAFRRLGSGFGGRRVTGVGFDQDTLREAGIEEAGAFAAVSSGDNSNIIAARVAREMFGIENVAARIYDPRRAEVYQRLGIPTVATVRWTADQMLRRLLPSGAEPLWRDPTGGVQLAEVHAAASWVGHKISTMQEETGVRVAFLTRLGEAMLPSSQTVLQEGDLVHVMLRTDEVGKVEAAFAEGPKEDGHR from the coding sequence GTGCACATCGTCATCATGGGCTGCGGCAGAGTGGGCTCCGCTCTCGCGCAGACCCTGGAGCATCAGGGGCACACGGTCGCCGTGATCGATCAGGACCCCACCGCCTTCCGACGACTGGGCTCCGGTTTCGGCGGCCGTCGAGTCACCGGGGTCGGTTTCGACCAGGACACCCTGCGTGAGGCCGGCATCGAGGAGGCAGGCGCGTTCGCGGCCGTCTCCAGCGGCGACAACTCGAACATCATCGCCGCCCGGGTGGCCCGTGAGATGTTCGGCATCGAGAACGTCGCGGCCCGCATCTACGACCCGCGCCGCGCGGAGGTCTACCAGCGCCTGGGCATCCCCACCGTCGCCACCGTCCGCTGGACGGCCGACCAGATGCTGCGCAGGCTGCTGCCGTCGGGCGCCGAGCCGCTGTGGCGCGACCCCACCGGGGGCGTCCAGCTGGCCGAGGTGCACGCCGCCGCGTCCTGGGTCGGCCACAAGATCAGCACGATGCAGGAGGAGACGGGTGTCCGCGTGGCGTTCCTGACCCGGCTCGGCGAGGCCATGCTGCCCAGCTCGCAGACGGTCCTCCAGGAGGGCGACCTGGTGCACGTGATGCTGCGTACCGACGAGGTCGGCAAGGTCGAGGCGGCGTTCGCCGAAGGCCCGAAGGAGGACGGTCACCGATGA
- a CDS encoding DUF3093 domain-containing protein, with translation MQLSAAPYEERLTAPRSWWLVSFLVGVSMALILLPFGTLPLLGGLVGGTAAAAVVASSYGSPRIRVVGDSLIAGEAKIPVTALGDAEVLDAEEARAWRTHKADTRAFLLLRSYIPTALKVEVTDPQDPTPYLYLSTREPERLARAIESAREAAAQA, from the coding sequence ATGCAGCTCTCCGCCGCCCCGTACGAAGAACGCCTCACCGCCCCCCGCTCGTGGTGGCTCGTCTCGTTCCTCGTGGGCGTCTCCATGGCTCTGATCCTGCTGCCCTTCGGCACCCTGCCGCTGCTCGGCGGTCTGGTCGGCGGCACCGCGGCCGCGGCCGTCGTGGCCAGCTCCTACGGGTCCCCGCGCATCCGCGTGGTGGGCGACTCCCTGATCGCGGGCGAGGCGAAGATCCCGGTCACGGCGCTGGGCGACGCGGAGGTCCTGGACGCGGAGGAGGCGCGCGCCTGGCGCACGCACAAGGCCGACACCAGGGCGTTCCTGCTGCTGCGCTCCTACATCCCCACCGCGCTGAAGGTGGAGGTCACCGACCCGCAGGACCCGACGCCGTACCTGTACCTGTCGACCCGGGAACCGGAGCGGCTGGCGCGAGCCATCGAGTCGGCGCGCGAGGCCGCGGCGCAGGCGTAG
- the dut gene encoding dUTP diphosphatase, translated as MSRGPLDVLIRRVDPDVPLPAYEHPGDAGADLRTTESRELAPGERAVLPTGVRVALPEGYAAFVHPRSGLAARCGVALVNAPGTVDAGYRGEIKVIVVNLDPRESVRFERFDRIAQLVVQQVERVRFQEVAELPGSARAAGGFGSTGGHAAVGGASGTSGQAADGGATGGNRYASVVSDREGQ; from the coding sequence GTGAGCCGCGGTCCCCTGGACGTCCTGATCCGGCGCGTCGACCCGGACGTACCGCTTCCGGCGTACGAGCACCCCGGTGACGCGGGAGCCGATCTGCGCACGACGGAGAGCCGCGAACTGGCGCCGGGGGAGCGGGCCGTGCTGCCCACGGGGGTCCGTGTCGCCCTGCCGGAGGGGTACGCGGCCTTCGTGCATCCCCGGTCGGGGCTGGCCGCCCGGTGCGGCGTCGCTCTCGTGAATGCCCCGGGGACGGTTGATGCCGGGTACCGTGGGGAGATCAAGGTGATCGTGGTGAATCTCGACCCGCGCGAGTCGGTGCGGTTCGAGCGCTTCGACCGGATTGCCCAACTGGTCGTCCAGCAGGTCGAGAGGGTCCGCTTCCAGGAGGTCGCGGAGCTTCCCGGGTCGGCGCGGGCCGCAGGGGGCTTCGGGTCCACCGGCGGCCATGCCGCCGTGGGCGGCGCGAGCGGTACAAGCGGTCAGGCCGCCGACGGCGGCGCGACGGGTGGGAATCGATACGCTTCGGTCGTATCCGACCGGGAAGGACAGTGA
- a CDS encoding response regulator transcription factor, giving the protein MPSQAGGSPQASTRVLVVDEPQIVAALVSNLEAHGYEVDATHDGATALRLADAHHPDVVVLGPGLPDLAGVAVVERLRDRTRAPILVLPARQSSDETAEAPDAGADDHVTEPYGTDGLLARLRAAVRRAEPAAGEDETLVETDGFTVDLVAKKVDRAGKDVRLTPTEWHLLEVLVRNAGRLVGQKQLLQEVWGPSYGTETNYLRVYMAQLRRKLEADPSHPRHFHTEPGAGYRFER; this is encoded by the coding sequence ATGCCGAGCCAGGCCGGAGGGTCACCCCAGGCATCCACGAGGGTGCTCGTCGTCGACGAGCCGCAGATCGTGGCCGCCCTCGTGAGCAACCTCGAGGCCCACGGCTACGAGGTCGACGCGACCCACGACGGTGCCACCGCCCTCCGGCTCGCCGACGCCCATCACCCCGACGTGGTCGTCCTCGGCCCCGGGTTGCCGGACCTCGCCGGCGTGGCGGTGGTCGAGCGGCTCCGCGACCGGACCAGGGCGCCGATCCTGGTGCTGCCCGCCCGGCAGTCCTCCGACGAGACGGCCGAGGCACCCGACGCGGGCGCCGACGACCACGTCACCGAGCCCTACGGCACGGACGGGCTGCTGGCGAGGCTGCGTGCCGCCGTGCGCCGGGCCGAACCCGCCGCGGGCGAGGACGAGACCCTGGTGGAGACCGACGGGTTCACCGTCGACCTGGTCGCCAAGAAGGTCGACCGGGCCGGGAAGGACGTCCGGCTGACCCCCACGGAGTGGCATCTGCTGGAGGTGCTGGTGCGCAACGCCGGTCGTCTGGTCGGCCAGAAGCAGTTGCTGCAGGAGGTGTGGGGGCCGTCCTACGGGACGGAGACCAACTATCTGCGGGTGTACATGGCGCAGCTCAGACGCAAGCTCGAGGCGGATCCCTCGCACCCCCGGCACTTCCACACGGAACCCGGGGCGGGTTACCGGTTCGAGCGCTGA
- a CDS encoding APC family permease, which yields MSKLTDVPKRILIGRALRSDRLGETLLPKRIALPVFASDPLSSVAYAPGEVLLVLSIAGVSAYHFSPWIALAVVVLMFTVVASYRQNVHAYPSGGGDYEVATTNLGPKAGLTVASALLVDYVLTVAVSIASGIENLGSAIPFVVEHKVACAVAVIVLLTLMNLRGVKESGKLFAIPTYVFVAGVFIMIAWGAFRGVVLGDSMRAPTAEYTIKAEHQGLAGFALVFLLLRAFSSGCAALTGVEAISNGVPAFRKPKSKNAASTLAAMGLLAVTMFCGIIVLALVTDVRMAENPAADLLHNGVAVGSGYVQNPVITQVAEAVFGKGSFLFVVLAAATALVLFLAANTAYNGFPVLGSILAQDRYLPRQLHTRGDRLAFSNGIVLLAGAATLLVVIYGADSTRLIQLYIVGVFVSFTLSQTGMVRHWNRLLATETDQGKRRHMVRSRAINTFGAFFTGLVLVVVLGTKFTHGAWVALLGMVIFYGTMTAIRRHYDRVAAEIAAPEGPSDDSVRPSRVHSVLLISKIHRPTLRALAYAKLMRSDTLEALTVNVDPAETKTLRDEWERRGIDVPLKVLDSPYREVTRPVIEYVKSLRRESPRDAVSVIIPEYVVGHWYEHLLHNQSALRLKGRLLFTPGVMVTSIPYQLQSSEAAKQRARRRSEWNAPGSVRRGPLQEGRPKEPDAPRTRPASGNAESDPGPDAKN from the coding sequence GTGTCCAAACTGACCGACGTGCCCAAACGGATTCTGATCGGGCGCGCACTGCGCAGTGATCGGCTCGGAGAAACGCTCCTGCCGAAGCGCATCGCTCTGCCCGTCTTCGCTTCCGACCCGCTGTCCTCCGTGGCCTACGCGCCTGGGGAGGTACTGCTGGTCCTGTCCATCGCGGGCGTGTCGGCCTACCACTTCAGCCCGTGGATCGCCCTCGCCGTCGTCGTGCTGATGTTCACGGTGGTCGCCTCCTACCGGCAGAACGTCCACGCCTACCCGAGCGGCGGTGGCGACTACGAGGTGGCCACCACCAACCTCGGCCCCAAGGCGGGCCTGACCGTGGCGAGCGCGCTGCTCGTCGACTACGTCCTCACGGTGGCCGTCTCCATCGCCTCCGGCATCGAGAACCTCGGCTCGGCGATCCCGTTCGTCGTCGAACACAAGGTGGCCTGCGCGGTCGCCGTGATCGTCCTGCTGACGCTGATGAACCTGCGCGGCGTCAAGGAGTCCGGCAAGCTCTTCGCCATCCCGACCTACGTCTTCGTCGCGGGCGTCTTCATCATGATCGCCTGGGGAGCCTTCCGCGGGGTGGTGCTCGGCGACTCCATGCGGGCGCCGACCGCCGAGTACACGATCAAGGCCGAGCACCAGGGCCTGGCCGGTTTCGCCCTGGTCTTCCTGCTGCTGCGCGCCTTCTCCTCCGGCTGTGCGGCGCTCACCGGCGTGGAGGCGATCTCCAACGGCGTCCCCGCCTTTCGCAAGCCCAAGTCGAAGAACGCGGCGAGCACGCTCGCGGCGATGGGCCTGCTGGCCGTCACCATGTTCTGCGGGATCATCGTCCTCGCGCTGGTGACCGACGTCCGGATGGCCGAGAACCCGGCTGCCGACCTGCTGCACAACGGCGTCGCCGTCGGCTCCGGGTATGTCCAGAACCCGGTGATCACCCAGGTCGCCGAGGCGGTCTTCGGCAAGGGCAGCTTCCTGTTCGTCGTGCTCGCCGCGGCCACCGCCCTGGTGCTGTTCCTGGCGGCGAACACCGCCTACAACGGCTTCCCGGTGCTCGGCTCGATCCTCGCCCAGGACCGCTACCTGCCCCGCCAGCTGCACACCCGAGGCGACCGCCTCGCCTTCTCCAACGGCATCGTGCTGCTCGCCGGCGCGGCCACCCTGCTGGTCGTCATCTACGGCGCCGACTCCACCCGGCTGATCCAGCTGTACATCGTCGGCGTGTTCGTGTCCTTCACGCTCAGCCAGACCGGCATGGTCCGGCACTGGAACCGCCTCCTGGCCACCGAGACCGACCAGGGCAAGCGCCGTCACATGGTCCGCTCGCGGGCGATCAACACCTTCGGCGCCTTCTTCACCGGCCTGGTCCTGGTCGTCGTCCTCGGCACCAAGTTCACACACGGAGCCTGGGTCGCCCTGCTGGGCATGGTGATCTTCTACGGGACGATGACCGCGATCCGCCGCCACTACGACCGCGTCGCCGCCGAGATCGCCGCCCCCGAGGGTCCCAGCGACGACAGCGTCCGGCCCTCGCGCGTCCACTCGGTGCTGCTCATCTCCAAGATCCACCGGCCGACGCTGCGTGCCCTCGCCTACGCCAAGCTGATGCGCTCCGACACCCTGGAGGCGCTGACCGTCAACGTGGACCCGGCCGAGACGAAGACGCTGCGCGACGAGTGGGAACGGCGCGGGATCGACGTACCGCTGAAGGTCCTGGACTCGCCCTACCGCGAGGTCACCCGGCCGGTCATCGAGTACGTCAAGAGTCTGCGCAGGGAGTCGCCGCGCGATGCCGTGTCGGTGATCATCCCCGAGTACGTGGTCGGACACTGGTACGAGCACCTGCTGCACAACCAGAGCGCGCTGCGGCTGAAGGGCCGGCTGCTGTTCACGCCGGGCGTCATGGTCACGTCCATCCCCTACCAGCTGCAGTCCTCCGAGGCGGCGAAGCAGCGGGCACGCAGGCGTTCGGAGTGGAACGCTCCCGGTTCGGTGCGGCGCGGTCCCCTCCAGGAGGGGCGGCCGAAGGAGCCGGACGCTCCGCGCACCCGGCCGGCCTCCGGCAACGCCGAGAGCGACCCGGGTCCGGACGCGAAGAACTGA
- a CDS encoding DUF3710 domain-containing protein, protein MFGRRNKKGAAEDAAGEAEQVVDSVDAEADDAEGARERVRLEPEPRPDGPWDDSEVRDPAEGRVDLGGLFVPGVDGMELRVEVAGDAIVAATVVLRDSAIQLQAFAAPKREGIWGEVREEIGSGITQQGGIVDEVEGPLGWELRAQVPVQLPDGTGGFHVVRFVGVDGPRWFLRGVISGQGAVQPQAAGLLEQIFRDTVVVRGEGPMAPRDPIVLKLPNDAQMVPEGVQQQDESSRFSGGMGQLQRGPEITEVR, encoded by the coding sequence GTGTTCGGACGTCGCAACAAGAAGGGTGCCGCCGAGGACGCGGCCGGCGAGGCCGAGCAGGTCGTCGACAGTGTCGACGCTGAGGCGGACGACGCGGAGGGTGCGCGCGAGCGCGTGCGGCTCGAGCCCGAGCCGCGGCCCGACGGGCCCTGGGACGACTCGGAGGTGCGCGACCCCGCCGAGGGGCGCGTGGACCTCGGCGGGCTCTTCGTGCCCGGGGTCGACGGCATGGAGCTGCGGGTCGAGGTCGCCGGCGACGCGATCGTCGCGGCGACGGTCGTGCTGCGCGACAGCGCCATCCAGCTGCAGGCCTTCGCCGCTCCCAAGCGCGAGGGCATCTGGGGCGAGGTGCGCGAGGAGATCGGCTCCGGCATCACCCAGCAGGGTGGCATCGTCGACGAGGTCGAAGGACCGCTGGGCTGGGAGCTGCGGGCCCAGGTGCCGGTGCAGCTGCCGGATGGCACGGGCGGCTTCCATGTCGTGCGCTTCGTCGGCGTGGACGGTCCCCGCTGGTTCCTGCGCGGGGTGATCTCGGGTCAGGGCGCGGTGCAGCCGCAGGCGGCGGGTCTGCTCGAGCAGATCTTCCGGGACACGGTCGTGGTGCGCGGCGAGGGCCCGATGGCGCCTCGCGACCCGATCGTCCTGAAGCTGCCGAACGACGCTCAGATGGTGCCCGAGGGCGTGCAGCAGCAGGACGAGAGCTCCCGCTTCTCCGGCGGCATGGGCCAGCTGCAGCGCGGACCGGAGATCACCGAGGTCCGGTAG
- a CDS encoding OB-fold nucleic acid binding domain-containing protein — MSAVPRSEKPVGRFRRMLDRLSSSQEDLESEELREDTETAGCTRIGDCQDRQIVTVTGTLRTVTLRPRAGVPALEAELFDGSAALDVVWLGRRSIVGIEPGRRLIASGRVSMSRGRRVLFNPKYELRPLGRE; from the coding sequence ATGAGTGCTGTCCCTCGTTCCGAAAAGCCGGTGGGCCGGTTCCGGCGCATGCTCGACCGGCTCTCCTCGTCGCAGGAGGACCTGGAGTCCGAGGAGCTGCGCGAGGACACCGAGACGGCCGGCTGCACGCGGATAGGCGACTGCCAGGACCGACAGATCGTCACGGTTACTGGTACCTTGCGCACGGTCACCCTGCGGCCGCGCGCCGGAGTCCCGGCACTCGAGGCCGAGCTGTTCGACGGCAGCGCCGCGCTGGACGTGGTGTGGCTGGGCAGGCGCTCCATAGTGGGCATCGAGCCGGGACGCAGGCTCATCGCATCGGGCCGGGTCTCCATGAGCCGGGGCCGCCGGGTGCTGTTCAACCCCAAGTACGAACTGAGACCCCTGGGTAGGGAGTAG
- a CDS encoding potassium channel family protein — MRVAIAGAGAVGRSIAGELLENGHEVLLVDKAPTAISVERVPQAEWLLADACEITSLDEAALQRCNVVIAATGDDKVNLVVSLLAKTEYGVPRVVARVNNPKNEWLFNESWGVDVAVSTPRLMSALVEEAVSVGDLVRLLRFSHGDANLVELTLPEESALAGTQVGDVEWPEDTSLVTIIRGTRVLTPTREDSLEAGDELLFVAAQAREEQLEDLLSVRKDDTGG, encoded by the coding sequence ATGAGGGTCGCCATTGCCGGAGCCGGTGCCGTCGGCCGCTCGATCGCCGGCGAACTGCTGGAGAACGGTCACGAGGTCCTCCTCGTCGACAAGGCGCCGACCGCCATCTCGGTCGAGCGCGTCCCCCAGGCGGAGTGGCTGCTGGCCGACGCCTGCGAGATCACCTCACTGGACGAGGCGGCCCTGCAGCGCTGCAACGTCGTCATCGCCGCGACCGGTGACGACAAGGTCAACCTGGTCGTCTCGCTGCTGGCCAAGACGGAGTACGGCGTCCCGCGCGTCGTGGCCCGGGTCAACAACCCGAAGAACGAGTGGCTCTTCAACGAGTCCTGGGGCGTGGACGTGGCCGTGTCCACCCCTCGCCTGATGTCGGCGCTGGTCGAGGAGGCGGTGAGCGTGGGCGACCTGGTGCGCCTGCTGCGCTTCAGCCACGGTGACGCCAACCTCGTCGAACTGACGCTTCCGGAGGAGTCGGCCCTGGCCGGGACCCAGGTCGGCGACGTGGAATGGCCGGAGGACACCTCGCTGGTCACCATCATCCGCGGCACCCGGGTCCTCACCCCGACCCGGGAGGACTCCCTCGAGGCGGGCGACGAACTGCTCTTCGTCGCCGCCCAGGCGAGAGAGGAACAGCTCGAGGACCTGCTGTCGGTCCGGAAGGACGACACCGGCGGCTGA
- a CDS encoding DUF4193 domain-containing protein, producing MATDYDTPRKTDDDVDSDSLEELKARRNDKSASAVDVDEFEAAEGLELPGADLSNEELAVRVLPKQQDEFTCMSCFLVHHRSQLAREKNGQPICRDCD from the coding sequence ATGGCCACCGATTACGACACCCCACGCAAGACAGATGACGACGTCGATTCAGACAGCCTTGAGGAGCTGAAGGCACGGCGGAACGACAAGTCCGCCTCGGCGGTCGACGTCGACGAGTTCGAGGCGGCGGAGGGCCTTGAGCTGCCCGGCGCAGACCTCTCGAACGAGGAGTTGGCCGTCCGGGTGCTGCCGAAGCAGCAGGACGAGTTCACCTGCATGAGCTGCTTCCTGGTGCACCACCGCAGCCAGCTGGCCCGCGAGAAGAACGGCCAGCCGATCTGCCGCGACTGCGACTGA
- a CDS encoding DUF3159 domain-containing protein — translation MTSLDKPTEDTTVEQPTAEDTAAADARAVTEAALFEAFGGIRGMVETVVPGLVFVTIFTINKDLHMSAIAALAVSLVLVVVRLAMKDTVKHAFSGVFGVAFGVVFAMMTGNAKAFYLPGMLYTLGLALAYIITTLCGVPLIGLILGPVFKENLSWRTRNPGRKTAYAKASWAWGLILLAKCAILFPLYWWADTTQLGWVLVALKIPPFLLAVWLTWVFLAKAPAPIDVFAEMEAEEKAAAAAAEASESAESAAEVGGRHRGEG, via the coding sequence GTGACGTCGCTCGACAAGCCGACCGAAGACACGACCGTGGAGCAGCCGACCGCGGAGGACACCGCCGCGGCCGACGCTCGGGCGGTGACGGAGGCCGCGCTGTTCGAGGCGTTCGGCGGGATCCGCGGCATGGTCGAGACGGTGGTGCCCGGCCTGGTCTTCGTCACGATCTTCACGATCAACAAGGACCTGCACATGTCCGCGATCGCCGCGCTCGCGGTGTCGCTGGTCCTGGTCGTGGTCCGCCTGGCGATGAAGGACACGGTCAAGCACGCCTTCAGCGGGGTCTTCGGCGTCGCCTTCGGCGTCGTCTTCGCGATGATGACCGGCAACGCCAAGGCCTTCTACCTGCCCGGCATGCTCTACACGCTGGGTCTGGCGCTCGCGTACATCATCACGACGCTGTGCGGGGTGCCGCTGATCGGTCTGATCCTCGGCCCGGTCTTCAAGGAGAACCTCTCCTGGCGTACCCGCAACCCCGGGCGCAAGACGGCCTACGCCAAGGCCAGCTGGGCCTGGGGTCTGATCCTGCTCGCCAAGTGCGCGATCCTCTTCCCGCTGTACTGGTGGGCCGACACCACCCAGCTCGGCTGGGTGCTGGTGGCACTGAAGATCCCGCCGTTCCTGCTGGCCGTCTGGCTGACCTGGGTGTTCCTCGCGAAGGCGCCCGCGCCGATCGACGTGTTCGCGGAGATGGAGGCGGAGGAGAAGGCCGCGGCCGCTGCCGCGGAGGCGTCGGAGTCGGCGGAGTCGGCGGCGGAGGTCGGCGGGCGGCACCGTGGGGAGGGGTAG
- a CDS encoding PaaI family thioesterase: MSGTSAALEPPAGAQKPVRHPDAPAPGELLGAHYEHCFGCGDGQAHGLHLQARAGEGVTVTAEFTVQPAHQGAPGLAHGGILASALDETLGSLNWLLRTIAVTGRLETDFVRPVPVGTALHLEAEVTAVARRKIYSTATGRIGGPDGPVAVRADALFIEVAVEHFVDHGRAEEIQAAMSDPDQVRRARAFEVNP, translated from the coding sequence GTGAGTGGTACTTCCGCAGCTCTCGAGCCTCCGGCCGGGGCCCAGAAACCCGTCCGGCACCCCGACGCTCCCGCGCCCGGCGAACTGCTCGGCGCCCACTACGAACACTGTTTCGGATGCGGCGACGGGCAGGCCCATGGTCTGCATCTGCAGGCGCGGGCCGGCGAGGGCGTGACCGTCACCGCCGAGTTCACCGTGCAGCCGGCCCACCAGGGCGCGCCGGGTCTGGCGCACGGGGGGATTCTGGCGTCCGCGCTGGACGAGACGCTCGGCTCGCTGAACTGGCTGCTGCGGACGATCGCCGTGACCGGACGGCTGGAGACCGACTTCGTCCGGCCCGTGCCCGTCGGCACCGCGCTGCACCTGGAGGCGGAGGTCACCGCCGTCGCCCGGCGCAAGATCTACTCGACCGCGACCGGTCGGATCGGCGGCCCCGACGGGCCCGTCGCGGTCCGGGCCGACGCCCTCTTCATCGAGGTCGCCGTCGAACACTTCGTGGATCACGGCCGCGCGGAGGAGATCCAGGCCGCCATGAGCGACCCGGACCAGGTCCGGCGCGCCCGCGCCTTCGAGGTGAACCCGTGA